From the genome of Deltaproteobacteria bacterium:
ATCCTCAATGGGACCAAGACCTTTATAACCAATGCCGGTCTGGCCAGGTTTTATGTCGTCTTTGCCACTACCGATCCAAAGAAACGCCATGGCGGGCTTAATGCCTTTATCGTGGACGGGGATTCCAAAGGCCTGACCCTGGGTGCGGTGGATGACAAGATGGGGCTGCGAGCCTGCCAAAGCGGCGAGTTGATCTTCGATAACGTGCAGGTCCCGGTGGATAACCTGCTCGGCACTGAAAACAGCGGGTTTCTGATAGCTATGCAGACCCTGGATATGACCAGGCCGTGCTTGGGAGCCAGTGCCGTCGGGGTGGCCCGGGCGGCCCTGGAAACGGCCCTGGATTATGCCCGCCAACGCCGGCAATACGGCCGCCCGATCATCGAGAACCAGGCCATTTCCTTCATGTTAGCCGATATGGCAACAGAGATTGAGGCCGCCAGGCTCCTGACCTGGAAGGCCTGCTGGCTGGTAGACCGGGGGTTGGATTCCACCAAAGCCTCTTCCATGTGCAAGGTATTTGCCTCGGAAATGGCCGAAAGGGTCTGCAGTAAGGCCATTCAGATCCTGGGAGGGAACGGTTATACCCGCGGTTGGCCCTTGGAAAAATATTTAAGAGATGCCAAGGCCCTCCAGATCTATGAAGGGACCAACCAGATTCAAAGGTTGATTATCAGTTCCATGCTTTAAGATCAGGTAAGTCCCCTTAATCCTCTGCTCTAACCGAATGGTAGAGCAGAGGACCTCCCCAAATTAAACCTTTTTGAGGCGCTCCATCTTATCGCCCAGATCAGCCCTGGCCCGGGCCCGGGCCTGGAGGCGCAAAGAAAAGGCCTCCATTTGATTTTTGGGAACCGCCGGCTGGCTTCCTTCGGGTTTCCGTTCCAGCGTCAAGGCCCCGCTGGGACAGGTGGAGACACACAGACC
Proteins encoded in this window:
- a CDS encoding acyl-CoA dehydrogenase family protein → MGFDLNEEQLVYQKTVRIFAEKEMKPYAAELDRRQGPGFDWGIVRRFAKANLPGLCIPEEYGGQGVGVLTTAVVFEELCAVCLGISEVLGGTWLATTCLNLVGNEDQKRRYLPLVCGENDKLAGLAVTEPEAGSDIGAIRTLAIRKGDYDILNGTKTFITNAGLARFYVVFATTDPKKRHGGLNAFIVDGDSKGLTLGAVDDKMGLRACQSGELIFDNVQVPVDNLLGTENSGFLIAMQTLDMTRPCLGASAVGVARAALETALDYARQRRQYGRPIIENQAISFMLADMATEIEAARLLTWKACWLVDRGLDSTKASSMCKVFASEMAERVCSKAIQILGGNGYTRGWPLEKYLRDAKALQIYEGTNQIQRLIISSML